tgataatatcaaactcaatcatatttaactctattagatctgctacggtacgacgactatatataactaccgaacaattcctatatactcgcgtagctatgacaaaatctcctacaggtgtagctacctcaaatggttctatcaactcagactctattccgatcctactagcaacaaagggagatatatataataaggtggaacctgggtctatcaatgcatacacacttcgggagaatagtgataatatacatgtgatcacattaggtgacgcctcctgatcttgcctattagtcaaagcatatataaggtttgagggaccgctagaactggacgctccaccacgtcctctaccacggcctgctggcgcctgaataccctgccccgtagggcgcatagccacagaagaagatgaaccagcaacggaccctgtaggctgtgccataccacctgcactacctctaaggtgacactccctcatagtatggccctgacggccgcaagaaaaacacgcacctgtagcccaacgacattccccaggatgggacttaccacaacgagagcaccgaggcaaaggtggcctcgattGGCTCAAACCcttgcccatctgtgaccctgacgccctagagctctgaccagctcccgaatatcccatacgatcgaaccccctacccatgaaacgtgggggtgcactctgtgctggctgggaagaaaatctaacatgctgctgagactgcccgctttgaaactcgtcaggataacctgctgatctagccctcttatgctggcctctattataatctctatctggctgacgtccccagtgccgatcctctaccccctgtgcacatgcctgcacccgagcaatgtccatacctggctgaagagtcactgccatacaaccgtcaatcagataacgatccaaacccatcacataacgatgtaccctgtctgccatatcagccacaatagtaggcgcatgcctagccaataaatcaaactcgaggctatactctcgaatgctcctgccattttgcttcaaacgcaagaatctatcgactctagctcgcttcatctctggaggcaggaagtggccctggaaagcctccacaaattcatcccataccgctggaggagcaccctcacccctagataactcccaagactcataccaattaatagctacatctcgcaaacgatacgtagccaactcaacagactcggtctccgaagccttgattatcctcaatgtatgcggcatctgacgaataaactcttgcggatcatcctggggccttgacccaaagaactctggaggattacaacttaagaagtcacgagcccttaagctatcagatctgttcgcatgatcaactcctagtccatgcctgcgagcctgatctgccactaatctagtcagcaattgaaccgcatctctcattgccctatcctccgcccctgactgaggagctggaggttcagatgttggggcctcgggggctggtggtgtcccccgaactggagctgctgccgctctaagctcttctggcggtgggggtgaagtagagctctccgactggagcttaataccaggcatagactgggcacgggccctagtaactctccgggtctgactagtaccttctgctaccaattttcccttctgggcggctgtcgctttctttggaggcatagctgaaaacacatggattcgttagagagggattatcctgttaatatagctctatcgcacgatctagaataagaagaaagaatgacatcctaaatgtcctgtagcttcctgtttatagatgtggtgcacaacacaccgataaacaagactctactagacacgttctgtagacacttccgaggaagaaccgctctgataccactctttgtcacgacccaacccgatgggccgtgactagtgcccgttttggacacccacatataaacctgctaagtataaccaactgaaactaagtcaatatggaatttaatcaaatcaagccaaccccaacgtcatatatatataagaggacctgtctcataaggagtcataaccattcaaccataacagcatacgcgagccgacaaggccaccactacacaatacacgatgatgtacgcagccgacaaggctgcccctgtacaagcggacatcccaaacaaaccatgtccagaccattatccaaaacatatatatacaacccacataatgtccacagacctctaagagtacattagtgaaactcgacgggacagggccccgccatacccatagacgagcaaaagactacacaaaagttatgtagcaaaacgactgggctccggaaaagtggagctctcccaatcagcagagtagatatcctaggcgggatgatcaccgaactgtgcgtctacacctgcgggcatgaaacgcagccccccgaggaaaggggggtcagtacggacaatgtacagagtatgtaaagcataaggtaaagatgaaaggataccaatatggcaagtggaaataaaatatcgctacacatataccctttaagtgaaaatcatgcatatgtttaacatttaaggtgcccagcttccctagtaaggggctcggcaaaataatcatcacgtcatctccgtcatcatcatcatcataaccatcctcatcaccaatcatatatataatatacatacccggccctctagtgaggaactcggtgacatatgcaagaaactccgcacgaacattacccggcccgggactcggtgaaatgataaatgactctatgcacgagcagaatattatgagcaaccatatgcaattaaaatcatttcttataactcaatagaacaatcaacgtgaaccagcaaggagtattaccaaagattaatgttttatcaagattatgaacctttaatacgatatggaaacgtaaaatctcaatgactctaagaagcattaccatagatattagagatcatcatagccttagacatagccgatatatagaggaataattgtggaagcaagaatatacatcacctagacgctctagaggtaagtatcaaatctgtccgttattcgcttatttttaaaagtcatgccaagcaaagaaagaagggacagcgttacataccgtataatcgagccgcacgtccaatatttactactcaagctattaatctataacaagcaacaatcgtgccgcaattagataaacatcgtgctttactttcttgtaagctagctaataatctaacgaaaattcggcagcacctcccctattttccttacttcgtcccaatccgacaacaatccaaattatccacagcaataccaataacacatataacccaaagaatcatattaaacagccccctccccaaaacagttccgtctcggcaaccatagcagcgaagcaacgacacaccgagcgataactcgttttataatttgctacacatctaccttattgtattcatcctttggagtatatactcataatcacattcaacatatacataatgccaaaacagaattttcctgcagtttgctttaatcaaaacagtccaagcaccaacatgacaccactaataatccgattatggtttccgttcatacttagcacattcaataactaaaacaaacttcctaagctactggtcacgcccccttcttaaaattaatggataattaacaagggtattctaaagaattaacacaccaaacaaggagattactaactaaattatttgcagctgctggccaagagttgcagggttggtttctccatttccatggctgcctaagacaagtggtgaagaagaagatgatatgcagcaatgcatttcaccactttatttagcatggagtggatttatccacctcatttaatagtatgaagtggaggcagccccccctacacctgtccactaaggccagcccacaatctgatccctttttaatttttgccttgagtggtggggcccactggattaaattaatcctaatcagccaccaattatgaatggtggggcccattggattaaatcaatccaaattagccactaattaatccctcacttaaagttaatgtcacttacattagccaactcatacttaatatcacatttggaaataacatccttgcctaatatttctttacatcttctagatcacgatgcgcactacgtataaaaaaaatacgaggcataacagctgctgctgctctaagctcctcTGGTGGAAGCGGTGTAGCaaagctctccgactggagcatactacaaggcatagactgggcacgggtCCTAGTAACTCTTTGGGTCTggctagtaccttctgctaccgattttctgggcggctgtcgctttcttttgaggcatagctgaaaacacatggattcgttagagagggaatatcctgttaatatagctctatagcacgatctagaataagaagaaaggatgacatcctaaatgtcctgtagctttctgtttatagatgtggtgtgcaacacaccgataaacaagactctactagacacggtctttaaacacttccgaggaagaaccgctctgataccactctttatcacgacccaacccgatgggccgtgactagtgcccgttttggacacccacatacaaaccagctaagtataaccaactgaaactaagacaatatggaatttaatcaaatcaagccaaccccaacgtcatatatatataaagaggacctgtctcataaggagtcataatcattcaaccataacaacaTACgggagccgacaaggccgccactatccaAAGCACaataacatacgtaagccgacaacgctgccactacacaatacacaatgatgtacgcagccgacaaggccgcccctatacaagcggacatcccaaacaaaccatgtctagaccattatccaaaacatatatatacaacccacataatgtccacagacctctaagagtacagtagTTAAACTCGACGGGACGGGGCCCCGCCATACGCATaaacgagcaaaagactacacaaaaagttatgtaccaaaacgactgggctccagaacagtggagctctcccaatcagcagagtagatatcctaggcgggaggatcaccgaactgtgcatctgcacctgcgggcatgaaacacagccccccgaggaaaggggggtcagtatggacaatgtactgagtatgtaaagcataaggttaagatgacaggataccaatatggcaagtcgaaacaaaatatcgctacacatgtacccttttaagtgaaaatcatgcatatctttaacaaaTAAgttgcccagcttccctagtaaggggctcggcaaaataatcatcacgtcatctccgtcatcatcatcatcataaccatcctcatcaccaaacatatatataatatacatacccggccctctagtgagggactcggtgacatatgcaagaaactccgcacgaacattacccggcccgggactcggtgaaatgataaatgactctatgcacgagcataatattatgagcaaccatatgcaattaaaatcatttctattaactcaatagaacaatccacgtgaaccagcaaggagtattaccaaagattaacgttttatcaagattatgaacctttaatacgatatggaaacgtaaaatctcaatgactctaagaagcactaccatagatatgagaaatcatcatagccttagacataccCGATACATAGAGGactaattgtggaagcaagaatatacgtcacctagacgccctagaggtaagtatcaaacctgttcgttattcgcttatttttaaatttcatgccaaacaaagaaagaagggacagcgttacataccgtatagtcgagccgcacgtccaatatttactgctcaagctattaatctataacaagtaACAATCATGCCGCAATTCGATAAACGTTGCGCTTTACtatcttgtaagctagctaataatctaatgaaaatccggcagcacttcccctattttccttacatCGTCCCATTCCTAAAaaaacccaaattatccacagcaataccaataacacatataatcCAACCAATCaaattaaacagccccctcccaaaaacagttccgtctcggcaaccatagcagcgaagaaacgacacaccgagcgataactcattttataattcgcaacacatctaccttatcgtactcatcctttggagtatatactcataatcacatttaacatatacataacgccaaaacagaattttcccgcagtttgctttaatcaaaacagcccaagcaccaacacgacaccactaataatccgattatggtttccgttcatactagcacattcaataactaaaacaaacttcctaagctactggtcacgcccccttcttaatattaatggataattaacaaggtattctaaagaattaacacaccaagcaaggagattactaaccaaattatttgcagctgctggccaagtggtgaagaagatgatatgcagcaatgcaattcaccactttatttagtatGGAGTGGATTTATCCACctcatttataatatgaagtggaggcagccccccctCTACAcgtgtccactaaggccagctcccAATCTggtccctttttaatttttgccttgagaggtggggcccactggattaaattaatcctaatcagccactaattaatctctcacttaaagttaatggcacttacattagccaaatcatacttaatatcacatttggaattaacatccttgcctaatatttctttaatcacttgaaacataaaataaaatctcattccccggacttacgtctactagatcatgacgcgcactacgtataaaaaaatacgaggcataataGAATGGATTCTTTAAGTCCAAATATTTCCTAAGTTTTATGTTACTGTAAAGTTTAGCAATAATGTACTTATGTAATATGttataagggtcgtgtccctaatgtactctaatgatgttgagtctaagatggaaatgagacttagagttttaaactatgtattatgatatttatatatatatatatatatatatatatattggaagtgatcttctagcatatgatgtgctacgaaatttataaatttttcactaaatttcCCATgacaatgtgatgaatgataactatgggcttgtataagacctccaagaggtcaagtacgccatgttacttctagatGGTGCTCCCCAGTCGTGACAATCTAGTctaggaattcaaatccttccTTTAACGGTGAGCACACCCTTGCATCTAAACCCGCATCTTGTGGCTTACCAGACATTGTTTTCTATCTAATCTCATTAATATTCTCAACCTCAAACTGTTTGGCCTTGATCTCCTCATTTAATGTAGCCGTACTCTCAATGCTAGCTAACAGCCACCGATTTATGAAATGCCAAAATGCATGAACTTAAACTCCAATGTTTGAATATCCGTAGACAAAGTATGCTTGGATACACTCAAGCAATCTAGACGTCACGACCGGAGTCTAGATCCTAGCCGAAAtcggcgttgttgacctctcagaggtcgtagacaagcctacatacgtcatcattACATCATCTAGataaattttagcggaaaattttaattttttgtttaattgaagtatacttagacttaaTAATAGGAAAAATTGTATTTGAATAAGATCATCTACATAATATCTTAATcgttcacaacaaccatctaataacAAGATActca
This DNA window, taken from Solanum lycopersicum chromosome 5, SLM_r2.1, encodes the following:
- the LOC138348558 gene encoding uncharacterized protein isoform X1, yielding MPPKKATAAQKGKLVAEGTSQTRRVTRARAQSMPGIKLQSESSTSPPPPEELRAAAAPVRGTPPAPEAPTSEPPAPQSGAEDRAMRDAVQLLTRLVADQARRHGLGVDHANRSDSLRARDFLSCNPPEFFGSRPQDDPQEFIRQMPHTLRIIKASETESVELATYRLRDVAINWYESWELSRGEGAPPAVWDEFVEAFQGHFLPPEMKRARVDRFLRLKQNGRSIREYSLEFDLLARHAPTIVADMADRVHRYVMGLDRYLIDGCMAVTLQPGMDIARVQACAQGVEDRHWGRQPDRDYNRGQHKRARSAGYPDEFQSGQSQQHVRFSSQPAQSAPPRFMGRGFDRMGYSGAGQSSRASGSQMGKGLSQSRPPLPRCSRCGKSHPGECRWATGACFSCGRQGHTMRECHLRGSAGGMAQPTGSVAGSSSSVAMRPTGQGIQAPAGRGRGRGGASSSSGPSNLIYALTNRQDQEASPNVITCVDAQFGDPPA